The genomic segment TTGATAATTGTAAATGACGGTTCTACAGATTTAACAGAAGGCGTCATTCAAAGATATTTACATGATGAACGTATAAGATACCATAAAAATGATCATAATAAGGGCTTGGTTTATACCAGAAACAGACTGCTTGAATTAGCCTCTGCAGAATACATTGCAATAATGGACAGTGATGATATTGCTCATCAGGAAAGACTCTTAAGGCAATATAAATATTTATTAAATAATCCTTCTGTTGGTATAGTTGGATCCTGGGTTCAACCTGTTGATGAGAATGGACAGCTAATAGGTATGCCCTGGTGTTCTTATGATAACCCTGAAGGTGTTTATTGCTCATTATTATTCCAAAATTTCTTTGCAAATTCTTCGGTTCTAATGAAGAAAGCTTCTATACCAAAGGAAGGATATAGGGAAGAATATCCTCCAGCAGAAGATTTTGACTTGTGGTCAAGAATGCTAAAGCAAACTAAAGGATACAACTTACCTGAAACGTTAGTTTACTACAGGATTCATAATGACAACACTTCACTTGTTAATGAATGCCTCACAAGGTCCAATGCTCAAAAGGTAATTAAAAATCAATTGGCTGAGCTGGGCATTTTTCCAGATCAGAGCGGGCTAGAACTACATATGGCTATTGCAAAGTTTGAACCTAATGAAATAAAAGAAAATAGAATATTTGAAATAAAGACCTGGTTGGAATACTTATATGAAACCAATAAGGTTGTTAGGAAATATGATGATAATGCTTTTTTAAATGTACTTGGTAAATATTGGTTTAGGGTTTGTGAGACCAGAAAAGCCCCATCCCTTGGTACCTATTTTAAATCAGGGATTTTAAGGTCCAAATATGACCCAGGATTTAAGAACTATTTCAAATTTCTAATTAAAGAAATAAAAATGTTGAAGTGGAGATGAATAACCCTGTTATATCAGTAATAATTCCTTGCTTCAACTACGGTCAATATCTGACGGAAGCAGTAGAATCTGTCTTGATACAGTCAGAAACGAATTGGGAGTGCATAATTGTAAATGATGGGTCTACAGATTTAACAGAGGAGATCGCGATACATTTAACTGAAATTGATCAAAGGATAAAATATTTTGCTCAGACTAATAAGGGGCCGTCAGCCGCTAGAAATTTGGGTTTATCAAAGGCTTCTGGAAAGTATATTCAGTTTCTTGATGCGGATGATATATTAAGTAAGGATAAATTGAGACATCATGCAGATATTTTAAATAAGCATGAGGAAATAGACTTGGTCTATGGAGATGTAAAAGTCTTTCATACATCTATAAAAGAGAATGGTGTAAGGGATTTTAAATACTTTACCAGACAACTAAGTGGGAATAAAATGACCATAATTAAAGAGCTTGTTATGGATTCAATGTTTTTGATCAATACAGCTTTTTTTAGAAAATCACTACTTGAAAAAGCTGGTGATTTTCATAATTATATAACCAGACACGAAGACTGGCATTTATGGCTACGTTGTGCAATGAAAGGAGCTTATTATTATTACGACAGCAAAGAGTCTGGTAGGGTTTGGGTAAGGGCACATGAAGATAGCCTAACTGGAGATAGAAAGAAAATGTGGGAGGAGAAGATAAAAGCTCGCAAAGATTTGAATGTTTTTGTTGAAACGAACAAGAATGATATAGATTCGACACTAAAGGAATATTTTGAAAGAAAAAATACTTATTTACTTCTAGTTGACTCATATAAATGTGAGCTTCTTTATGGAAGTCTGATTACTGGATTTTATCTATGCTTCAAGTCCATATTGATTTCTGGAAAAGCTTATCACCATCTGTATGAAGCTTTACACTGGGTTAAAGAAAGGTATCAAAGAACAGCATGAACAAGC from the Sporocytophaga myxococcoides genome contains:
- a CDS encoding glycosyltransferase family 2 protein; protein product: MVKVSVLMAAYNSAKFIGEAIESILTQSFKSFELIIVNDGSTDLTEGVIQRYLHDERIRYHKNDHNKGLVYTRNRLLELASAEYIAIMDSDDIAHQERLLRQYKYLLNNPSVGIVGSWVQPVDENGQLIGMPWCSYDNPEGVYCSLLFQNFFANSSVLMKKASIPKEGYREEYPPAEDFDLWSRMLKQTKGYNLPETLVYYRIHNDNTSLVNECLTRSNAQKVIKNQLAELGIFPDQSGLELHMAIAKFEPNEIKENRIFEIKTWLEYLYETNKVVRKYDDNAFLNVLGKYWFRVCETRKAPSLGTYFKSGILRSKYDPGFKNYFKFLIKEIKMLKWR
- a CDS encoding glycosyltransferase family 2 protein; this encodes MNNPVISVIIPCFNYGQYLTEAVESVLIQSETNWECIIVNDGSTDLTEEIAIHLTEIDQRIKYFAQTNKGPSAARNLGLSKASGKYIQFLDADDILSKDKLRHHADILNKHEEIDLVYGDVKVFHTSIKENGVRDFKYFTRQLSGNKMTIIKELVMDSMFLINTAFFRKSLLEKAGDFHNYITRHEDWHLWLRCAMKGAYYYYDSKESGRVWVRAHEDSLTGDRKKMWEEKIKARKDLNVFVETNKNDIDSTLKEYFERKNTYLLLVDSYKCELLYGSLITGFYLCFKSILISGKAYHHLYEALHWVKERYQRTA